The DNA segment CCAAGATGCAGTTCTTAATGATTTGTCTGCTTGTACTACAATGGGGTTGGTAACTGTCATCTGCATTGATGTGTCAGGGGAGCTAATATCCAAGCAAATGGAAGTTAGCAGAATATCTGTGGGAGAGGAAGATATCATGAGCATGGTTGAGGGAGCAGAAATAGAAAAATTACCAGTGCTTGACATGCTTAAAGTAGGGGTTGGTGTATCAGTCCTTGCACCAGAGATTTATCTTTCCCCTTTGTTCAATCCACTTGTTTCTTGGGCAGAAACAACATGGGAAATGAGCATGAGATCTTTCACCGAAGAAAAATTTGACATTCTTAAGCACAGCAAGTTGAATTCTGGCGGAGAAGGCAGTGGAGTTTTGGTGAGAAAAGATGGGGACAGTGAAGTTCTGCACTTGCACTGGAGTGGAGCTGCATCAGCAATATTGGAGATGTGTTCACAGTACCATGACAGTGAAGGGAATTGCCACGCCATGGAAAATCAGAGAATCAAATTTCTTCAGGTGATTAAAGACATGGAGGATAATGGACTCAGGCCAATGGCTTTTGCTTATAAACAAACAGATGGTGAAGAACTTGAGCAGGAAGAACTGATCTTATCTGGAGTGATAGGCCTGAAAGACACCAGCCAAGAATCCATAAAACCAGCTTTGGAAAGTTTGAGAAATGCTGAAAATGTGCAGATCAAACTGGTTTCGGAGGATGGCATTGAGAAATTGGAAGGCATTGCTTGTGAGCTAGGACTAGAACATGGTGTTGTGCTTGAAGGCAAACAACTTCAAGATTTGAATGAGGAAGCTAGATTAGTCGAAGTGGATCGGGCCCATGTGATGGCAAGATTCCTTCCTGAGGACAAACTTCTGATGATACAGTGCTTGCAAGAGAAAGGTAAGGTGGTTGCATTCATTGGAACAAGGTTGATGAATGATCATACCTCAGTTCTAAAAGTAGCTGATGTGGGGATAGTGCTTGATTCTCTAAGCACAAGAGTGGATAGAGAAAGTTGTGACATATCTATCAGATGCTTCAGTTCATTGGAACCCATTGTGATAGCTGGAAGAGGTAAATATCTCAACATTCAGAAGTTCATTCAACTTCAGCTGACATGTATCATATCAGGATCAGTCATAACCTTGCTTACAACATGTGCTGGAGATTCCCCTCTTGCACCATTCCAGTTGATTTGGGCGAATGTTTTGGTGTGCATTCTGGGTGGCCTAATGATGGTAATGACTTTAACCAACCAGGAACAGCTTTCTAAACAACCATCTGATCACAGGAACCAAAATATCATGGCCAAAGAAATCTGGAAAAGCATTGCCATTCAGGTACTATATCAGACTTCTGTATCAATGATACTTGAGTATGGGGGACATGTTACTGACTGGGAGAAAAAAGTTAGGGAAACCATGATCTTTAACACCTTCTTATTGTGCCAGATCGTCAATGTGCTCAACACCATGCAGTTGTTGAGAAAGGAAGTTCTTGTTCAGAGCTTCTATTTCTTGGGAGCCTTAGTTATATGTTTTCTGATGCAAGTGGTGGTGATTGAGTATGCTAAAGGCCTAGCAGATTGCATGCAGTTGAATGCTACAAAATGGGGTATCTGTGTCATGATTGGTGGTCTTGCATGGGTATTTGACTGGAGCATGAAGAATATTCTTCCAGTTCTTCTCAATCCCAACACCAATTATTCTTCACTTTCAATTATTACTTCaccttctttctttctttctcaaaCTTTTTCATTTGTGATGCTACTTTTGTTCCCTATTGGACTATTTTTTAGTCAAATAGGCATGAACATGACACTTCGTTAGTGGCAGGAATCAACTTTACACGCCCACTGATTAGTCACATGAACATGACACTTAGTCAAATAGGCATATGTATGTGATAAATTTGTAGCAGCACCTTTGTATGTACTCATCATAGAATAATCATCTACTTCTACAACCTATGCATGTAGATA comes from the Phaseolus vulgaris cultivar G19833 chromosome 8, P. vulgaris v2.0, whole genome shotgun sequence genome and includes:
- the LOC137825768 gene encoding calcium-transporting ATPase 12, plasma membrane-type-like isoform X1, with the protein product MSQESTSSSGGDCGATIELGATLLGSTTKGKYTRIWRKSLYIRWFLISAKKPATSSGNHESPPSPDSLLPSIPFPSFSPARTSSSRSYVAVDIEEISSDAAGIVRDQALNSLPGLGEVDFGSTLLGGQLQYAQEHHDFEGGKTSIPLLDLFNSLLNSYKCYRCTILMLLVSAGLSFAIEFKQEGPKHGWHDGVAILFAILLLVLGKSVANFLCERKKLKLAGRKQELECRVKRGEEFKVVPISDIQVGEAVFLWPGDVVPADGELASDGILVLAELQEIKSKEQNPSLVTGSKVIGGQGWMLVTSVGTKTNLANIGICNSERRGLLERKIEKPISYIDMAALSVSVLVAFVVLVRLIYGKDRSNAGLPEMKGKVSIGILMKVLERIFLRPQGRVSILSGLVTVAILCVQHGMPLVVTISLKYQIDKELRNQDAVLNDLSACTTMGLVTVICIDVSGELISKQMEVSRISVGEEDIMSMVEGAEIEKLPVLDMLKVGVGVSVLAPEIYLSPLFNPLVSWAETTWEMSMRSFTEEKFDILKHSKLNSGGEGSGVLVRKDGDSEVLHLHWSGAASAILEMCSQYHDSEGNCHAMENQRIKFLQVIKDMEDNGLRPMAFAYKQTDGEELEQEELILSGVIGLKDTSQESIKPALESLRNAENVQIKLVSEDGIEKLEGIACELGLEHGVVLEGKQLQDLNEEARLVEVDRAHVMARFLPEDKLLMIQCLQEKGKVVAFIGTRLMNDHTSVLKVADVGIVLDSLSTRVDRESCDISIRCFSSLEPIVIAGRGKYLNIQKFIQLQLTCIISGSVITLLTTCAGDSPLAPFQLIWANVLVCILGGLMMVMTLTNQEQLSKQPSDHRNQNIMAKEIWKSIAIQVLYQTSVSMILEYGGHVTDWEKKVRETMIFNTFLLCQIVNVLNTMQLLRKEVLVQSFYFLGALVICFLMQVVVIEYAKGLADCMQLNATKWGICVMIGGLAWVFDWSMKNILPVLLNPNTNYSSLSIITSPSFFLSQTFSFVMLLLFPIGLFFSQIGMNMTLR
- the LOC137825768 gene encoding calcium-transporting ATPase 12, plasma membrane-type-like isoform X2, with amino-acid sequence MSQESTSSSGGDCGATIELGATLLGSTTKGKYTRIWRKSLYIRWFLISAKKPATSSGNHESPPSPDSLLPSIPFPSFSPARTSSSRSYVAVDIEEISSDAAGIVRDQALNSLPGLGEVDFGSTLLGGQLQYAQEHHDFEGGKTSIPLLDLFNSLLNSYKCYRCTILMLLVSAGLSFAIEFKQEGPKHGWHDGVAILFAILLLVLGKSVANFLCERKKLKLAGRKQELECRVKRGEEFKVVPISDIQVGEAVFLWPGDVVPADGELASDGILVLAELQEIKSKEQNPSLVTGSKVIGGQGWMLVTSVGTKTNLANIGICNSERRGLLERKIEKPISYIDMAALSVSVLVAFVVLVRLIYGKDRSNAGLPEMKGKVSIGILMKVLERIFLRPQGRVSILSGLVTVAILCVQHGMPLVVTISLKYQIDKELRNQDAVLNDLSACTTMGLVTVICIDVSGELISKQMEVSRISVGEEDIMSMVEGAEIEKLPVLDMLKVGVGVSVLAPEIYLSPLFNPLVSWAETTWEMSMRSFTEEKFDILKHSKLNSGGEGSGVLVRKDGDSEVLHLHWSGAASAILEMCSQYHDSEGNCHAMENQRIKFLQVIKDMEDNGLRPMAFAYKQTDGEELEQEELILSGVIGLKDTSQESIKPALESLRNAENVQIKLVSEDGIEKLEGIACELGLEHGVVLEGKQLQDLNEEARLVEVDRAHVMARFLPEDKLLMIQCLQEKGKVVAFIGTRLMNDHTSVLKVADVGIVLDSLSTRVDRESCDISIRCFSSLEPIVIAGRGKYLNIQKFIQLQLTCIISGSVITLLTTCAGDSPLAPFQLIWANVLVCILGGLMMVMTLTNQEQLSKQPSDHRNQNIMAKEIWKSIAIQIVNVLNTMQLLRKEVLVQSFYFLGALVICFLMQVVVIEYAKGLADCMQLNATKWGICVMIGGLAWVFDWSMKNILPVLLNPNTNYSSLSIITSPSFFLSQTFSFVMLLLFPIGLFFSQIGMNMTLR